ATTCAGGTCGGTCTTCATGATCTCCAGTACCTCGACACTTTCAAATCCGGCTCTCAGACACCAGTTCTTCAGCGCATTCACCGTAGGTACGAAGTAAATATTTGGGATCTTGGAGTATCTGTCCTTTGGCGTGAGGCACATTTCCGCTTCTCCGTCTATCATGAAAGTATCAAGTATCAGTTCACCGCCTTTGTTCAGGCCTTTAAAAAGTGATTTGAGCATAGCCACAGGGTCTGAACGGTGGTAGAGAACCCCCAGACAGAACAGAGTGTCGAATTTGTGTTCATAAAACGCCACATGCTCAACACCCAGTAACTCGTAAACAATCCCGCTTTGAATGAAATGGTCAAGGAACTGAAACTGTGAATAGTAGATGGCAGAGGGATCGAAACCGATGAGTTTTTCAGGTTTCTGGGAAAGCATCCGGAAAAGGTAATAGCCGTTATTACAGCCTATATCCCCTACTACTTTGCCTTTAAGATTGAAATGGGGTTCAAGCAGATTGTATTTGATCTGGCTTTGCCATTCGGAATCAATGAAAAGATCATTGATACGAAACGGCCCTTTTCTCCAGGGCTTCATCAGAAGAGCGGTCTCTCTGATCTGCTCTGCATCCTCATGAGAGAGATCCTCTATCTGGATATCAACGACATCGCCAAGGCTTACTTTGACATTTTCATACTCCCCAAGTGCCTTGATCGCCTCCTGGTAAGGAACGATATTTTTCCAGGTCAGCCATTTTCGGCGCTCCTGCCGAAGCGTTTCGAGATTCATCTATTTTTTGATATATGCGCGTTTGATGACCTGGTCGAACATCGGTCTGTCGCCTGCTGCTGTCGTAACATTTTCGATCTTGCGTACTACATCTTTCCCTTTAACTACTTCACCGAAGATGGTATAGCCTCCGTTCAGGTGCGGTGTCGGTACCGTTGTAATGAAGAACTGGCTTCCGTTGGTGTTGGGACCATGGTTGGCCATGGCCAGAAGGAAAGGTCTGTCAAAGATCAGGTTCGGTGCATATTCATTTTTGAACTCTTTATGCCAGATCGACTCACCGCCTCTTCCTGTGCCTGTCGGGTCACCACCCTGTATCATGAAACCTTTGATAACACGGTGGAAGATCAGGCCGTTGTAGTATCCGTTCTTCACATGTGTCACAAAATTCTCCACAGCAAGTGGTGCGGCTTTTGGAAACATCTTGAGCTCTATCTTCCCTACATTGGTTTCCAGCACGACGATCGGTGCTTTTTTAGCTGCGGCAGAAAGGTTTATTCCGCAAACCAGCAACAAACTTATCAATAGTTTTTTCATCATCTCCTCTTCCTCTCTTTAGTTTTCAATCACATCATTGGAGCATTTGTCTATCTTTAGCTCTTTGAGTAGTATCTCGATGAATTCTCCACTCTCTCTTTGCAGTACATCATCATGAAATTCAATATAAAACGCTTCATGGTGGGTTTTGTCTGTATCGGCATTGTCAAATACCAATGGTTCAAGACCGGTGATGCGAGAAGTTTTCTCAATGGCAGCATTGATCTCTTCTTTTAAATCTTCCCTGTTAACACCAAATACCAGACTCATTCCGGTGTAACGCTCCTCTTTTCTCACATTTGCGATGATTTCTTTGCATCTGTCCACTGTTTTACCTTTTTATCATAATAGTTATATCTAATTATAACGCTTTTATTATTTCACTTTGCATAGTATTCATGCTATTTTGCAATACTCACAGCCCTTGTCTCCCGAATGACATTGACTTTGATCTCACCAGGAAACTGTACCTTGTCCTTTATCTCTTTGGCGATCTCTTTGCTGAGAAGGACTGCTTCGTTGTCACTCATTCTATTGGCATTGACAAAGACCCTTATTTCCCGTCCGGCATTGATGGCATAGGCTCTTTCCACATTCTCTTTGGACGTGGCGATCTCTTCGATCTCCCTGACCCTTTTGGTAAAACTCTCAAGCACTTCTCTTCTTGCCCCCGGTCGTGCCGCACTGAGCGTATCTGCAGCACAGACCGCTGCAGACTCTACCGAGTCGGGCTCTTCATGTCCATGGTGGGCATAAATGGCATTGATAACCGTGGGGTGTTCATTGTATCTTTTACAAAGCTCTGCACCGATCTCTACGTGGGATCCGCCCATATCCTGAGTCAGGGCTTTGCCGATATCATGCAGGAGTCCCGCACGCAGGGCAAGCTTCTCGTCTCCGCCCATTTCCGCCGCCATAACCCGAGCCAGCTTGGCCACTTCCAGGGTATGCGCCAAAGCATTCTGCCCGTAACTTGCACGGTATTTCAAACGGCCTATGAGTTTGACCAGCTCTTCATGCATTGGGAAAAGCCCCAGGTCAATGAGGATATTCTCCCCCTCTTCATAGGTTTTATCTTCAAACTCTCTCTCCACTTTCTCATGCACCTCTTCGATCCTACCGGGGTGAATGCGGCCGTCCTCGACCAATATCTCTATGACCCGTGTGGCAATGGCCCTGCGGTAAAGGTTGAAAGAACTGACCAGTATGACACCCGGCGTCTCATCAATGACGATATCGACCCCAAGGAGCATCTCGAGTGCTTTGATATTCCGCCCCTCTTTCCCGATGATTCGCCCCTTGTGTTCGTCACTGGGAAGATTGACCAGGTTGATGAGCCTCTCACCGGCAAAATCACCTGCAAAACGTGTCGTTGCCTGAGCCAGTATATAGTTTGCCTTCTTTTCGCCCTCTTCTTTGGCAAGCTTCTCATATCTGCGCACAATGGAAGCGATCTCTGCCCGACTCTGTTCTTCTACCTTCTCGAGAATATACGCTTTGGCTTCCTCCCGGGTCATAGCGGCAGTATGCTGGAGTTTGTTCACTACTTCGGCTATCTGCTTTTGTCTTTTTTCTTCGAGTGTATCAAGTGCTTTTTCTTTTTCGAGGATCCGCTGTTCAAGCAGCGACAAAGCCTCTTCCTCTTTTTTCAGAGCTTTCTGCTCCAGGATCAAAGCCCTGTTGCGCCCCTCCACCTGTGCAAGACGCTTCTGCAACTCCGCTTCATGTTCAAGCTCTTTCGTCTTGATCTTCATTTGCGATTCCTGCAGCATAAGCTCCACTTCATTACTGATGGCTTTGGCCTTCGCTTTCGCTTCCATCTCAAGATGTGCGAATTTCTTTCGGGTACTGTTTTTGAGCCACAGGTAACATGCACCTGCCCCAACGGCCGCGCCGGCAATGCCGGAAATGCCTGTTATAGTTCCTATCATATGTTTTTCCTTTTTCAAAGAAAAAGAAATGTATTGCTCTGCTTGCTTTTTACGGTACGACTATCCTGTCTGCCCTGACATCATGTCCATCCGTCACTATTTGGCTGCTATAGCACAATTGGCGTGCCACAAACACAGTTGTTCCTATATTTTTCATCTCTTTTTCAAAAAATCTGTCGTACATACCTTTGCCGAAGCCTACACGTCTGTGTGTAAGGTCTACGCCAACGATCGGTACAATAGCTATATCTATTTTTTTCTTTCTAAACTGTCTTGAATATTTTGGTTCTTTGATACCGAACCGCTTTGTTTTCAGCGGATATCTATATTTTACCAAGCTAAAACTTTTACCTTCCATAAACGGGACATAGAGCTGACGCCTTTGTCGTCTGAGTACTTTTATAAGCGGGTAAAGATTCACTTCCAGCTCCAGCGGAAGGTAGAGCATGATCACTCTGGCATCCATCTCTTCGATGATTTCATAAAGTTTGGAGAGTACCTTTTTGTCTTTGACATAGTTGTTCTTGCGACTGATCTCCTTGAGGCGCTCCAGGCATCTTTGCCGGAACTGCTTCTTTCGTCTTTCTTTGCGTATAACTTCCATATTAATGCTCTTTTGGTATAATCTTTCAGACTTTTATGCGGTACACAGAATGCACCAATGACATTATAACCAAGGAATCATGTGATCAGTATCAAGCCCCTGCTTTTAAGTGTCATTTTGCTTTTTGTCACAGGATGCAATGACAAAAAAGAGAAAGAGATGGTCCCAACGGAACAAATAGAGGCATGTACCGGCCCCAAAGAGCAAAATATTTCAGAGCAAAACTGTTCAGAGAATAACAACAGCAACCTCACCAAGATCAGTACCATGTCTGAGAGTACCACTATCCTTAAAAGTATCAAAGATGAGACACACGGTGTAATGGTGGACAAAAACCGTTTCATCATCAACGATGTCAAACAGCCCGTCGTTCTTGTCAACTTTTTCAGTACCTGGTGCCCTCCCTGCCGTGGACAGATCCCCTATTTTGAAGATCTGCAGAAAAAATACAAAAAAGAGCTTTTTGTGACAGGCATACTTGTCAATGACGATGCCAATGCCACCAAACTCGAACAGTTCTACACCAAATACCATATGGACTATTTCGTCTCCAGCGACATTGAGAACAACTATGTCACGAAAAAAGTGATCAAAGCACTGAAGCTTGATGCGAACTTCACCCTTCCCCTGACTGTTCTGTACAAAAACGGTAACTACTATACCCATTACGAAGGGCCGGTTCCCGTTGAAATGATCGATCACGATATCAGAACCGCCATTAAAGAAAAATAGACGACAAGAAAAAATCAAAGGAAATAGATACGATGTTCAACCTGTTCAAAAAAGTATTGGGAAAGACCAATGATGCCATCAAAGAGGTCGTAGAAGAAAAGAAGAAAGAGATCAGCAAAGAGGAGTTCGAAGATATCCTGCTTGAAGCCGATGTCAATTATGAACTGATCGAGAGACTGCTTGACGCTCTGCCTGCGAAGATCAACCGCCTCCAGGCTTTCAACTCACTAATCTCGGTATTTCAGTATAAAGCGGACTGGAAAGAGAGCGATGCCAAACCCTATGTCGAAATGATCATCGGTGTCAATGGAGCGGGAAAGACCACCACCATTGCCAAGCTCGCCTACCGTTATCAGCAGGAAGGAAAGGGAGTCATTCTAGGAGCGGGAGACACTTTTCGTGCCGCAGCCATCGAACAGCTCATACGATGGGCGGATAAGCTCGAAGTGCCCATTGTCTCCACAAGACAGGGACATGATCCCTCGGCAGTGGTCTATGATACCATTGAAGCCGCCAAGGCCAGAGGACTCGACCGTGTCATTATCGATACAGCAGGAAGACTGCACACACAGACCAACCTCAGTGAAGAGCTCAAGAAGATGATCCGTGTCGCAGGCAAGGCGATGGAAGGGGCACCGCACCGTAAAATGCTCATCCTCGACGGTACACAGGGAAGTTCCTCGGTCAATCAGGCCAAAGCGTTCGATGAGATGATCGGCATCGACGGCATCATCATCACCAAACTCGACGGTACCGCCAAAGGCGGATCGGTACTGAGCATTGCCGATGAGCTGCAAATGCCCATTTTTTACATCGGAACGGGAGAGCAACCCAAAGACCTCATCCGCTTCAAGGCCAACGAGTACGTCAACACCATCCTGGACGAGATCTTCGTCTAGAGACCGAAACGCTCCATGTAGACTTCCCGGAGATCACGCTTCTCCCTGAAATCGATCAACTCACCGATCTCGACGACAATCTCTCTTTTGACCGCACTGTCGTCGATCGCCTCTTTAAGAATCTCTGCCGCATTCCCGCGTATATAGACCGGCAGTATCGGCAGCCTGTTCTTCAGGGCGATGATACGTGACCCTTCCTTAAAGGTATCTACCGGTCTGTCACTCTTGTTACGTGTCCCTTCCGGAAAAATGAAGATGGAGCTCCCCGCTTTTACCCCCGCCTTGACATCTGCAAAGAATCCCGCCATCTGGCTCTTCTCCCTGTCAAGAAGGATACAGCCGGCATTACGTACGAACATGCCGAAGAAGAAGGAGTTGTAGAGCTCTTTTTTGGCAATCCAGAGACCGAAGATATCGGTATCTTTAAGCACTACCTCTATCAGCGGCGGGTCAATGATCGTACGGTGGTTGCTCACAAGAAGGTACTGCCCCTCCGTAGGAAGCCGCTCTACATGCTCGGTACGCACCTCGATATTCAGTGCCTTGAGCTGATCGAAAGCGTATGCCAGACGCAGACGCTTCTTCTCTTTGGGGTCGTCGGTACGTTTGAGTTTCAGTCCGTAGGAATTTGTCAGGTAGAGTGCGATAAAGAACTGTTTGATCTTGTTGAGTGTCACGCCGCTTCCTCGCAGTGAAATAAGAGAAATATTATATCCAAAAGGATTTAAATTTATTGGTAAGACGTAACTTACGATAAATGATTCCTTAAGGTCAACAATGAATCAACCCCAGTGTCGGGGAATCATTCCCGGCTTAAATTAAAATATGACAATTTGACATATTTAACGGCATCTTTCCCAGAATCGCCTATACTTTTTGAAAATACCCGGGAGAAAGCAATGGCAAAGAAAAAAACACTGTTTGAATGTCAGGCATGCGGATTTCAGTCTCCAAGATGGATGGGAAAATGTACCTCCTGCAACCAGTGGGAGACCATGGTCGAACTTACGGCAGACCAGATCAAGTTCCTGAATGAAACATCGAAAAGCAGCAGTAGCGGTTCGGTACGTTCCAAAGCGCAACCCATCACACAGATCGAAGAGGACAATATTACCCGCTTCCCGTCAGGAAGCTCCGAACTCGACCTTGTACTTGGAGGCGGTGTCGTTCCGGGTTCTTTGACCCTCATAGGCGGCAGTCCGGGTATCGGTAAATCGACGCTTCTGCTGAAGATCGCTGGCAATCTTGCACAGCAGAGAAAAAAAGTACTCTATGTCTCAGGAGAGGAATCTGCCGGACAAATCAAACTAAGGGCCAACAGGCTCGACGCCAACCACGAGAACCTTTTTCTGCTTCCCGAGATCAGCCTGAGTACCGTACTCTCCGAAATCTCCAATGAAAATTACGAATTCATCGTCATCGACTCCATTCAAACACTCTACTCCGATGAAACACCTTCAGCACCGGGCTCCGTTACACAGGTGCGTACCATCACTTTTGAACTGATGCGTGTTGCCAAGAGTATGCATATTCCTATCTTCATCATAGGCCATATCACCAAAGACGGTTCCATCGCCGGACCAAGGGTCCTGGAACATATGGTCGACACGGTACTCTACTTTGAAGGTGATAGCAACTCCGAGCTCAGACTGCTGCGCGGCTTCAAGAACCGTTTCGGCTCCACCAATGAAGTCGGTATCTTCGAAATGAACAAGAGCGGCCTGAACGATGCCAAAAGCATGGCAGGCAGATTCTTCGACAAAGAGAAGCTGCAGTCGGGTTCCGCCCTGACCGTCATTATGGAAGGAAGTCGCCCGATCATCATAGAGGTACAGGCACTCGTCTCCGAATCCTACGGGCATCCGAAGCGAAGTTCTACCGGATTTGACAACAACCGTTTGGGTATGCTCCTTGCCCTGCTGGAGAAGAAACTGGATCTGCCTCTGGGTACCTATGATGTCTTTATCAACATCTCCGGCGGTATCAAGATCAACGAACCCTCCGCCGACCTTGCCATCATCGCGGCCATACTCAGTTCTTACCGTGACAGGGAACTGAGCGCAGAGACACTCTTTCTCGGAGAAGTGAGCCTCACCGGAGAGATACGCGAAATATCAGGACTGACTCAACGTCTCAAAGAGATGAAGACACAGGGCTTCAGCAAAGCGGTCATCCCCAACAAACCTATGGAAGAAACAGAGATCAAATGTTTCATAGCCGACGAAGTCTCCAAAGTAGTGGAATGGATGTGAGCAGCGTTAAAAAATCGACACTTTACAACATTTTCGATATACTCTTTCCATGAAAGTCGGAACAGATATCATTCAAATTGATCGCATTGAAAAACTCATCGATCGCTACGGTGACACATTCAAACAGCGTTACCTGAGTAAAGAAGAGATCGCTACAGCAAAAAAAGTCGAAACGCTTGCCGGGTACTGGGCGGCCAAAGAGGCCATTGCAAAGGCTTTTGGCTGCGGCATAGGCGCCCAGCTGGCCTTTCACGACATTATGATAGCCAAAGACAACAGGGGCGCGCCCTATTTTACTCTGAGCGAGGAAGCACGCAAAACCTACACTGTCCACTCCGCTTCCGTCTCTATCAGCCATGATGGCGGTTTTGCCATTGCCATTGCTGCGATCGATTTTGAAACAGCTTGAATTTCCCCAGGGAATTATATTACAATATTGACACTACTTTAGAAGGATAAAAAATGAAGTATCTACTCATGATCGTCTCTGTTGCACTCCTGTTTACAGGATGTATTGAACAGAGTCCAAAAGTCAACAAAGCACCCGTAAAGGCCAAAGAGACCAATGCCACAAGCTATGTAGCTCCACCCCCACCGAAAAAACATATCAAACTCAAAGAGGTGCAGGATGACAACTATTCCCCGGAATATATGTACCCAGACGACAAATACAAAAAAGACAAGCTTGTTGAGGCAAAAGGGGACAGTACTGCTGCTGAGGCCATAGAAAAAGCGGCTGCGAGTATGAGCAGAGCAGAATGTATCTCCATGATCGGACAGGAAAAATTCGACAAATATACACAGATGTACGGAAACGAAGAAGCATCCATCAAACGCTGTACACTTCTAAAATCCATACAAAAAGGCTAAACTGCCTCCTGCACTATTTACGCAGATGAATCATCTTGAAGCGGTCACCCATCATGGTGGGGGCGATCAGTGTTTTGATCTTGTCTGCTTCACGCATGTATCTTTCCTGTGTCGTCTGTGAAGCGAACTGTTCGAGTATTTCTATCAATCCAAAACGTATCAAAGCCCTTGCCTGTGTTTCATAACTCTCTTCTTTGAAACCCGCTGACTGAAAGGCTTCAAGGACATGTTTGAAGTTCACATCATAGGTAATGTCATCTTTCCCAAAAGACTTTGAAAGATCCAGTGCCTCGTCAAAAAGAGGGAAAGTCTCATGTGCCCGGTAGACACGGATGGAAAAGTCATTGCGAACATACTTCTCACCGTAGTCAAAACTGACAAAGTCACACTTCTTTATGCCGGATGCCATCGCTTTGGCAAAATCCTCATAGCCCACAGCGACTTCACCCTGCTTCAGGTAATGCCCTTTGGCCCATTCCAGCATCTTTGAAGGAGCCGGCTCCCACGATATGG
This DNA window, taken from Sulfurovum lithotrophicum, encodes the following:
- the radA gene encoding DNA repair protein RadA; this encodes MAKKKTLFECQACGFQSPRWMGKCTSCNQWETMVELTADQIKFLNETSKSSSSGSVRSKAQPITQIEEDNITRFPSGSSELDLVLGGGVVPGSLTLIGGSPGIGKSTLLLKIAGNLAQQRKKVLYVSGEESAGQIKLRANRLDANHENLFLLPEISLSTVLSEISNENYEFIVIDSIQTLYSDETPSAPGSVTQVRTITFELMRVAKSMHIPIFIIGHITKDGSIAGPRVLEHMVDTVLYFEGDSNSELRLLRGFKNRFGSTNEVGIFEMNKSGLNDAKSMAGRFFDKEKLQSGSALTVIMEGSRPIIIEVQALVSESYGHPKRSSTGFDNNRLGMLLALLEKKLDLPLGTYDVFINISGGIKINEPSADLAIIAAILSSYRDRELSAETLFLGEVSLTGEIREISGLTQRLKEMKTQGFSKAVIPNKPMEETEIKCFIADEVSKVVEWM
- the acpS gene encoding holo-ACP synthase — translated: MKVGTDIIQIDRIEKLIDRYGDTFKQRYLSKEEIATAKKVETLAGYWAAKEAIAKAFGCGIGAQLAFHDIMIAKDNRGAPYFTLSEEARKTYTVHSASVSISHDGGFAIAIAAIDFETA
- the rny gene encoding ribonuclease Y produces the protein MIGTITGISGIAGAAVGAGACYLWLKNSTRKKFAHLEMEAKAKAKAISNEVELMLQESQMKIKTKELEHEAELQKRLAQVEGRNRALILEQKALKKEEEALSLLEQRILEKEKALDTLEEKRQKQIAEVVNKLQHTAAMTREEAKAYILEKVEEQSRAEIASIVRRYEKLAKEEGEKKANYILAQATTRFAGDFAGERLINLVNLPSDEHKGRIIGKEGRNIKALEMLLGVDIVIDETPGVILVSSFNLYRRAIATRVIEILVEDGRIHPGRIEEVHEKVEREFEDKTYEEGENILIDLGLFPMHEELVKLIGRLKYRASYGQNALAHTLEVAKLARVMAAEMGGDEKLALRAGLLHDIGKALTQDMGGSHVEIGAELCKRYNEHPTVINAIYAHHGHEEPDSVESAAVCAADTLSAARPGARREVLESFTKRVREIEEIATSKENVERAYAINAGREIRVFVNANRMSDNEAVLLSKEIAKEIKDKVQFPGEIKVNVIRETRAVSIAK
- the cmoB gene encoding tRNA 5-methoxyuridine(34)/uridine 5-oxyacetic acid(34) synthase CmoB — translated: MNLETLRQERRKWLTWKNIVPYQEAIKALGEYENVKVSLGDVVDIQIEDLSHEDAEQIRETALLMKPWRKGPFRINDLFIDSEWQSQIKYNLLEPHFNLKGKVVGDIGCNNGYYLFRMLSQKPEKLIGFDPSAIYYSQFQFLDHFIQSGIVYELLGVEHVAFYEHKFDTLFCLGVLYHRSDPVAMLKSLFKGLNKGGELILDTFMIDGEAEMCLTPKDRYSKIPNIYFVPTVNALKNWCLRAGFESVEVLEIMKTDLNEQRKTEWIDTQSLEDFLDPNDPEKTVEGYPAPKRVYIKALKAV
- a CDS encoding SAM-dependent methyltransferase; its protein translation is MYFSEYMNEWLYGENGYYKNFKAIGKSGDFYTAVSTSSFFGASIANYFFKMLKEGEADRNGWLIEVGAHQGYLICDMIQWLYTCDPSLVQTLKFGIVERQPEVREAQSAYIKERFGDDVTVTHFEDLSEVNAQYAFVVANEIFDAFPCELLKDEQIAVVEDHTISWEPAPSKMLEWAKGHYLKQGEVAVGYEDFAKAMASGIKKCDFVSFDYGEKYVRNDFSIRVYRAHETFPLFDEALDLSKSFGKDDITYDVNFKHVLEAFQSAGFKEESYETQARALIRFGLIEILEQFASQTTQERYMREADKIKTLIAPTMMGDRFKMIHLRK
- a CDS encoding lysophospholipid acyltransferase family protein, encoding MTLNKIKQFFIALYLTNSYGLKLKRTDDPKEKKRLRLAYAFDQLKALNIEVRTEHVERLPTEGQYLLVSNHRTIIDPPLIEVVLKDTDIFGLWIAKKELYNSFFFGMFVRNAGCILLDREKSQMAGFFADVKAGVKAGSSIFIFPEGTRNKSDRPVDTFKEGSRIIALKNRLPILPVYIRGNAAEILKEAIDDSAVKREIVVEIGELIDFREKRDLREVYMERFGL
- a CDS encoding peptidylprolyl isomerase, with the protein product MKKLLISLLLVCGINLSAAAKKAPIVVLETNVGKIELKMFPKAAPLAVENFVTHVKNGYYNGLIFHRVIKGFMIQGGDPTGTGRGGESIWHKEFKNEYAPNLIFDRPFLLAMANHGPNTNGSQFFITTVPTPHLNGGYTIFGEVVKGKDVVRKIENVTTAAGDRPMFDQVIKRAYIKK
- a CDS encoding 5-formyltetrahydrofolate cyclo-ligase, whose amino-acid sequence is MEVIRKERRKKQFRQRCLERLKEISRKNNYVKDKKVLSKLYEIIEEMDARVIMLYLPLELEVNLYPLIKVLRRQRRQLYVPFMEGKSFSLVKYRYPLKTKRFGIKEPKYSRQFRKKKIDIAIVPIVGVDLTHRRVGFGKGMYDRFFEKEMKNIGTTVFVARQLCYSSQIVTDGHDVRADRIVVP
- a CDS encoding TlpA family protein disulfide reductase; this translates as MISIKPLLLSVILLFVTGCNDKKEKEMVPTEQIEACTGPKEQNISEQNCSENNNSNLTKISTMSESTTILKSIKDETHGVMVDKNRFIINDVKQPVVLVNFFSTWCPPCRGQIPYFEDLQKKYKKELFVTGILVNDDANATKLEQFYTKYHMDYFVSSDIENNYVTKKVIKALKLDANFTLPLTVLYKNGNYYTHYEGPVPVEMIDHDIRTAIKEK
- the ftsY gene encoding signal recognition particle-docking protein FtsY; this translates as MFNLFKKVLGKTNDAIKEVVEEKKKEISKEEFEDILLEADVNYELIERLLDALPAKINRLQAFNSLISVFQYKADWKESDAKPYVEMIIGVNGAGKTTTIAKLAYRYQQEGKGVILGAGDTFRAAAIEQLIRWADKLEVPIVSTRQGHDPSAVVYDTIEAAKARGLDRVIIDTAGRLHTQTNLSEELKKMIRVAGKAMEGAPHRKMLILDGTQGSSSVNQAKAFDEMIGIDGIIITKLDGTAKGGSVLSIADELQMPIFYIGTGEQPKDLIRFKANEYVNTILDEIFV